The genomic stretch AACCTCACAATAATGACATTAGTTCTAATTATCTTATCTCTCATCGTGGTCATACTAAGACTTCTCATGTAAGGCCTCTATGGGTGACATGGAGCGACTCCACAAAATCAAGTACATGATTCAAGCACGTCAATGCGTTCCGCTGAATGACTTTCTTAACGAACTCGAAATATCAAAAGCGACATTCAAAAGAGATCTTGAATATCTACGAAGCAGAATGAATGCTTCCATTGTTTACGACCGATTCAAGGGTGGTTATTGTTTTGATGGACAAGTTGTTGGCGAAAAGATTGAGCTTCCAGGGCTATGGTTTTCCGAGAAAGAAGCTACTGCACTAGTTCTCATGCAACACCTTCTATCGGGCTTAGATAAGGGAGGTTTAATTGAACCCCACATTGCTCCGCTTACCTCAATCATTGATGGCATTCTTGGACAGAGCAATACGCCAGCCAAAGAACTACGTAAAAGACTAAAAGTATTTGGGATGTCTGCCCGCAAAGGTTCAATTGAGAACTTCGAAGAAATAGGAAGCGCACTACTCAAGCGCAACCGATTGCAAATCACCTACTACGCCCGCGGTACTGATGAAACTACCGAGCGAGAAATATCACCACAACGCCTAATCTTTTATAGAGATAACTGGTATTTAGATGCTTATTGCCATTTGCGAAAAGACTTAAGAAGCTTTGCTCTTGATGGCATCAGCAAAGCAATCATTACGAATACAAAGTCAGAAGAGATTTCTGAAAAACAATTGCATGAACACTTTGCTGAAAGTTATGGAATCTTCTCGGGCAAAGCCAATCAAAGGGCTAAGCTCAAGTTCTCTCCCGAAAAAGCAAGGTGGGTTAGCAGTGAGACTTGGCATGGACAGCAAGTAGGCTCTTTTGACAAAGAAGGCAATTATCTTTTGGAGTTTGATTACAACCAAGATCCTGAGCTTGTCATGGATATATTGAAATATGGGGCGGGGGTTGAAGTCTTGGCGCCAGCAAGCTTACGCAAGCGAGTCAAGGATGAGCTAACCAAGGCTTTAAAGAATTACCAAGCGTCCCGTAACTAGACGCCGAATAAAGTTGTTCTATTTAGAACAGACAATTAACTATCCTCTATCTATCGAGGGCTAATAGATAGAGGTGCTTTAAGTTAATAGTCTTTATTGGTGATATCTATATTCCTGAGTTTTGCCACCATAGCCATAGGCCGTAGCTCGTACATCTGCCACATATACATAGCTTTCCTCGTGTAAGTTCCCTAGTATTTTCTCAAATCCTGCAAAAGCTTCTTTGATGTATTGAGCTTTTTCATCTTTGGTATTCGTTTCATCCGTAACCTTGATATCAAAATAAAAACTGTTTTTATTCTGCTCACTTAATAACTTACCGCCAACGATCCAGCAGTCCCTGTCTATATAGTCAATCGCAATAGCAGTAACTTCTCGCTTCTTTTTCAAGATTCGCGATGTTATGTCTAAAAGCAAATCAGTAACCTGCTTAGTTGTTTCAGCACTCTTTGTTCCGCTTATCTTT from Polynucleobacter sp. AP-Jannik-300A-C4 encodes the following:
- a CDS encoding YafY family protein; translated protein: MIQARQCVPLNDFLNELEISKATFKRDLEYLRSRMNASIVYDRFKGGYCFDGQVVGEKIELPGLWFSEKEATALVLMQHLLSGLDKGGLIEPHIAPLTSIIDGILGQSNTPAKELRKRLKVFGMSARKGSIENFEEIGSALLKRNRLQITYYARGTDETTEREISPQRLIFYRDNWYLDAYCHLRKDLRSFALDGISKAIITNTKSEEISEKQLHEHFAESYGIFSGKANQRAKLKFSPEKARWVSSETWHGQQVGSFDKEGNYLLEFDYNQDPELVMDILKYGAGVEVLAPASLRKRVKDELTKALKNYQASRN
- a CDS encoding 4-oxalocrotonate tautomerase family protein, whose translation is MPILNVKISGTKSAETTKQVTDLLLDITSRILKKKREVTAIAIDYIDRDCWIVGGKLLSEQNKNSFYFDIKVTDETNTKDEKAQYIKEAFAGFEKILGNLHEESYVYVADVRATAYGYGGKTQEYRYHQ